The following are encoded together in the Clostridium sp. 'White wine YQ' genome:
- a CDS encoding glycoside hydrolase family 31 protein, with protein sequence MKKSEIIHQVYATVSTIGIYETMKQVGNRTQLLFTKGKIEVEYFEGDIVRIFQGEEHSNPKETSSVMQMNSVQVPIEESEKSIVFKGNRVITIVSKNCGTIEFLDNFGNIVLEDVAPAGKDSKGNIFITKDNSALGYYGFGEKGGNLNKKGMYIENYNTDEPDTDDESYVYYKTIPFFQGLKEDLAYGIFFNNSFRSYFDMGNSFEDRIFFGAVGGEIEYYFMLGNDLREVTGLYGTLTGKMDMPPLWSLGYQQCRYSYFSQNEVEELLNKFIEKEIPLDSIYLDIHYMDGYRVMTFDKDKFPDPEKMIKKIHENGVKVIAIVDPGVKLDEDYEVYNRGLQGNHFVKNYDGKLTFEKVWPGISAFPDFSNKDAREWWKDELKNFISIGIDGIWNDMNEPAAFNEEGTLDEKCLHDGDYGVMEHKEFHNLYGREMSRCSKEAQEELRENKRSFSMTRATFAGGQRYSSVWTGDNRSLWSQMRMSMTMNANLGMSGFSFVGNDIGGFCLDTNEELFIRWMELGSFLPIMRNHSDVLSRRQEPWSFGKDVENICRKFINLRYKLMPYIYNSFYHSYKEGIPVFRAMVFDYPKDMKVLNMKEQFLFGESILVAPVLYEGERQKRVYLPEGNWYNLVNGQKYQGTKFYNFKVNLDEILLFVKEGSIIPIYEDNYLNMDNVPDKVTLIPYGEKATGVIYEDDGISKNYKMGQYNLYRASYSAHEAKLEKECEGYKSNKKYAFKNIKEISFK encoded by the coding sequence ATGAAAAAGTCGGAAATAATTCATCAAGTTTATGCAACCGTTTCTACAATTGGAATATATGAAACAATGAAACAAGTAGGAAACAGAACACAATTATTGTTTACCAAAGGGAAAATTGAAGTGGAATATTTTGAAGGTGATATAGTAAGAATATTTCAAGGAGAAGAACATAGTAATCCAAAAGAAACCTCATCAGTAATGCAAATGAATAGTGTACAAGTTCCTATAGAAGAATCAGAAAAGAGTATCGTATTTAAAGGTAATAGAGTTATAACCATAGTATCGAAAAATTGCGGGACAATAGAATTTCTAGATAATTTCGGGAACATCGTATTAGAAGATGTAGCTCCAGCTGGTAAGGATAGCAAAGGAAATATATTTATTACTAAGGATAATTCTGCATTGGGTTATTATGGCTTTGGTGAAAAAGGTGGAAATCTTAATAAAAAAGGAATGTATATAGAAAATTATAATACAGATGAACCAGATACAGATGATGAGAGTTATGTATATTATAAAACTATCCCATTCTTTCAAGGGCTAAAGGAGGACTTAGCCTATGGAATTTTTTTCAATAATAGTTTTAGAAGTTATTTTGATATGGGCAATAGCTTTGAGGATAGAATCTTTTTTGGAGCTGTTGGAGGAGAAATAGAATATTATTTTATGTTAGGAAATGACTTAAGAGAGGTTACTGGACTATATGGAACACTAACCGGGAAAATGGATATGCCTCCTTTGTGGTCACTTGGATATCAACAATGTAGATATAGCTATTTCTCACAAAATGAAGTAGAAGAGCTTCTAAATAAATTCATAGAAAAAGAAATTCCACTAGATAGTATATATTTAGATATTCATTATATGGACGGATACAGGGTAATGACATTTGATAAAGATAAGTTTCCTGATCCAGAAAAGATGATAAAGAAGATTCATGAAAATGGGGTAAAGGTCATTGCGATTGTCGATCCAGGAGTAAAGTTGGATGAAGATTATGAAGTATATAATAGAGGATTACAGGGAAATCATTTTGTAAAAAATTATGATGGGAAATTGACTTTTGAAAAAGTTTGGCCAGGAATAAGTGCATTTCCTGATTTCTCAAATAAAGATGCTAGAGAATGGTGGAAAGATGAGCTTAAGAATTTTATATCAATAGGGATTGATGGAATATGGAATGACATGAATGAGCCAGCAGCATTTAATGAAGAAGGAACCCTCGATGAAAAGTGTTTACACGATGGAGATTATGGAGTAATGGAGCATAAAGAGTTTCATAACCTATATGGAAGAGAAATGAGCAGGTGCTCAAAAGAGGCTCAAGAAGAACTTAGGGAGAATAAGAGGAGTTTTTCCATGACAAGGGCTACATTTGCAGGTGGACAAAGATATTCCTCAGTGTGGACAGGTGATAATAGAAGTCTTTGGAGTCAGATGAGAATGAGTATGACTATGAATGCTAATTTGGGCATGTCAGGGTTTTCATTTGTAGGAAATGATATAGGGGGATTTTGCTTAGATACAAATGAAGAATTATTTATAAGATGGATGGAATTGGGGAGTTTTCTACCCATAATGAGAAATCATTCAGATGTGCTTTCCAGAAGACAAGAGCCATGGAGCTTTGGTAAAGATGTAGAGAATATTTGTAGAAAATTTATTAACTTAAGATATAAATTAATGCCATATATCTATAACTCTTTTTATCATTCTTATAAAGAAGGAATACCTGTATTTAGAGCCATGGTATTTGATTATCCAAAAGACATGAAGGTATTAAATATGAAGGAGCAATTTCTTTTTGGTGAGAGCATACTTGTTGCGCCAGTTTTGTATGAAGGAGAACGACAAAAAAGGGTATATTTACCAGAAGGAAACTGGTATAATTTGGTTAATGGGCAAAAGTATCAAGGAACTAAATTCTATAATTTTAAAGTTAATTTAGATGAGATTCTTCTATTTGTGAAAGAGGGGTCAATAATTCCGATTTATGAGGATAATTACTTAAACATGGACAATGTCCCAGATAAAGTGACATTAATTCCATATGGAGAAAAGGCGACAGGAGTAATTTATGAGGATGATGGGATAAGCAAAAACTATAAAATGGGACAATACAATTTATACAGAGCAAGTTATTCGGCCCATGAAGCAAAGCTAGAAAAGGAGTGTGAGGGATACAAAAGTAATAAGAAATATGCCTTTAAAAATATAAAAGAGATTTCTTTTAAATAG
- a CDS encoding family 65 glycosyl hydrolase domain-containing protein: MNKDYVLLDPWHIIQDGFNSKDNRIYESQMSIGNGFMGIRGNFEETFSGNSLQGTYVAGVYYPDKTRVGWWKNGYPEYFAKVLNSINFIGIKVFLGNQELDLDKVTIKDFKRDLNMKEGTLTRTSTIIDSIGRETKIESLRFLSKKRKEIACIRYSITPLNYLDTITLIPYLDGNIVNEDSNYDETFWDEVNKGFIEDSAYLTLKTKKLDFHVTAATSIKLLKNETEISTTPSSLIEDKYVAYKINIDVSQGETLTLEKYVSLSSNRYYPKDDLVNNVVGSLKSAKNDGFDLLLDEHVSEWNKSWESNDIFIDGDVKAQQSIRFNIFQLHQTYTGEDSRLNIGPKGFTGEKYGGSTYWDTEAYCLPFYLGTSEAQISKNLLIYRYNQLEKAKENAAKLGLKGALYPMVTMNGEECHNEWEITFEEIHRNGAIAYAIYNYVNYTGDHKHLLDYGIDVLVEISRFWEGRVIYNKNKNCYMILGVTGPNEYENNVNNNWYTNRIASWTLEYTLQTLEFIKNSYSESYEDVLNRLSIKDSETVIWMDIIKKMYYPKDDSLGIFLQQDGYLDKEDLLVKDIPKEDLPLNQTWSWDRILRSPFIKQADVLQGLYFLGHLYDLETKRKNFYFYEPRTLHESSLSPCVHSILASELGDKEKAYSMYLRTARLDLDNLNNDTDDGLHITSMAGTWMSIVQGFGGMRITDGIPSFKPFIPDQWIKYSFRVLFRERVLSIEVSKGKTLVTLEKGNPLKVLLYDSEIELTKQH; this comes from the coding sequence ATGAATAAAGATTACGTTTTACTTGATCCATGGCATATTATCCAAGATGGTTTTAATTCAAAGGATAATAGAATCTACGAAAGTCAAATGAGTATTGGGAATGGCTTTATGGGCATAAGGGGAAACTTTGAGGAAACCTTTTCCGGGAACTCTCTTCAAGGAACTTATGTTGCTGGAGTTTATTATCCAGATAAAACAAGAGTTGGTTGGTGGAAAAATGGCTATCCTGAGTACTTTGCCAAAGTCCTCAATTCAATAAACTTTATTGGAATAAAAGTTTTTTTAGGAAACCAAGAGTTAGATTTAGACAAAGTTACAATTAAAGACTTTAAAAGAGACTTAAATATGAAAGAAGGAACTTTAACTAGAACTTCTACTATTATAGATTCGATAGGAAGAGAAACTAAAATAGAAAGCTTAAGATTTTTAAGTAAAAAAAGAAAGGAAATTGCTTGCATTAGATATTCCATAACTCCATTAAATTATCTCGATACCATAACTCTAATTCCATACTTAGATGGTAATATAGTTAATGAAGATTCAAACTATGATGAAACTTTCTGGGATGAGGTTAATAAGGGTTTTATTGAAGATTCAGCCTATCTAACACTTAAAACGAAAAAATTAGACTTTCATGTAACTGCAGCTACCTCAATTAAACTTTTAAAAAATGAAACTGAAATAAGTACTACTCCAAGCTCTTTAATTGAAGATAAATATGTAGCTTACAAAATTAATATAGATGTTTCACAAGGAGAGACTCTAACTTTAGAAAAATACGTTTCCCTAAGTTCTAATAGATACTATCCTAAAGATGATTTAGTTAATAATGTTGTAGGATCTTTAAAATCAGCTAAAAATGATGGTTTTGATCTCCTATTGGACGAGCACGTATCTGAATGGAATAAGAGTTGGGAGAGTAATGATATTTTTATAGATGGAGATGTCAAAGCACAACAGTCCATTAGATTTAATATATTTCAGCTTCACCAAACTTATACAGGTGAAGATTCAAGGTTAAATATTGGTCCTAAAGGATTTACTGGAGAGAAATATGGCGGAAGCACTTACTGGGATACAGAGGCCTATTGTCTTCCTTTCTATCTTGGAACTTCTGAGGCGCAAATCTCTAAAAATTTACTAATTTATAGGTATAATCAGCTGGAAAAAGCAAAAGAAAATGCAGCTAAACTTGGTTTGAAAGGTGCTCTTTATCCTATGGTTACCATGAATGGTGAGGAATGTCACAACGAGTGGGAAATAACCTTCGAAGAAATCCATAGAAATGGTGCCATAGCTTATGCTATATATAATTATGTTAATTATACTGGTGATCATAAGCATCTTTTAGATTATGGTATTGATGTTTTAGTTGAAATAAGCAGGTTTTGGGAAGGAAGAGTTATCTATAATAAAAATAAAAACTGTTATATGATACTTGGTGTTACAGGACCTAACGAATATGAAAATAACGTAAATAATAACTGGTATACAAATAGAATCGCATCCTGGACTTTAGAATACACTCTTCAAACACTAGAATTTATAAAGAATTCCTATTCAGAAAGTTACGAAGATGTACTAAATAGATTATCAATTAAAGACTCAGAAACAGTTATATGGATGGATATCATCAAAAAGATGTACTATCCTAAGGATGATAGTCTAGGAATCTTTTTACAACAAGATGGTTACCTTGATAAGGAAGACCTTTTAGTCAAGGATATACCTAAAGAAGACTTGCCGCTGAATCAAACTTGGTCATGGGATAGAATACTTCGCTCCCCTTTTATAAAACAAGCTGATGTGCTTCAAGGTTTATACTTCTTAGGTCATCTATACGATTTAGAAACCAAACGTAAAAATTTCTATTTTTATGAACCCAGAACGCTACACGAATCATCCCTTTCTCCTTGCGTTCATTCAATTTTAGCTTCAGAGCTTGGAGATAAAGAAAAAGCATATTCTATGTATTTACGGACTGCTAGATTGGATTTAGATAATCTAAACAACGATACAGATGATGGGTTACACATAACCTCTATGGCAGGAACTTGGATGTCAATAGTCCAAGGTTTTGGTGGAATGAGAATAACAGATGGAATTCCTTCATTTAAACCATTTATACCTGATCAATGGATTAAATATTCCTTTAGAGTTCTTTTTAGAGAAAGAGTTTTAAGCATAGAAGTTTCAAAAGGAAAAACTCTAGTGACCTTAGAAAAAGGAAATCCTTTGAAAGTTCTTCTATATGATTCAGAGATAGAGCTAACTAAACAACATTAA
- a CDS encoding LacI family DNA-binding transcriptional regulator — MSVTIRDVAKKAGVSASTVSRVIANSPRISEDTKIRVQRVIKELDYHPNAIARSLAKSSTRTIGLVLPNEAEDLFKNPFFINAMTGINIYAQKMGYYIMYSFSKNEEEEFELVKKFTSSNLVDGVILLIARANDRCIEYLKDMEFPFSVIGRPEDTSEVLWVDNDNFNAMYNVVSKFLQKGIKKIGFISGDKEWNVSKDRLNGYLQAHSVHGVQINENLIVQRIKFNEEEGYDAMKLIAESEIPQVVVTTDDLFSFGALKYLNENNLKDVALVGFNNTPLAAYQNPPLASVDINAEKLGHYAAKLLIGSLNDSNLERNHYIIETSLIDRESTKGIL; from the coding sequence ATGTCGGTAACTATAAGAGATGTGGCTAAGAAGGCTGGGGTTTCAGCATCTACGGTTTCTAGGGTTATTGCTAATAGCCCAAGAATAAGTGAAGATACAAAAATAAGGGTGCAAAGAGTGATAAAGGAACTAGATTATCATCCAAATGCTATTGCTAGAAGTCTGGCAAAAAGCTCTACAAGAACAATTGGACTAGTGTTACCTAATGAAGCTGAGGATTTGTTTAAAAACCCTTTCTTTATTAATGCAATGACAGGAATAAACATATATGCACAAAAAATGGGTTATTACATTATGTATTCTTTTAGTAAAAATGAGGAAGAAGAATTTGAGCTTGTAAAAAAATTTACTTCAAGTAATTTAGTAGATGGAGTAATTTTATTAATAGCAAGGGCAAACGATCGATGCATAGAGTACTTAAAGGATATGGAGTTTCCATTTTCAGTAATTGGTAGGCCAGAGGATACCTCAGAAGTACTTTGGGTAGATAATGATAATTTTAATGCTATGTATAATGTGGTAAGTAAATTTCTTCAAAAGGGAATCAAAAAAATTGGTTTTATAAGCGGAGATAAAGAATGGAATGTTTCAAAGGATAGGTTAAATGGATATCTACAGGCTCATTCTGTGCATGGAGTTCAGATAAATGAAAACCTTATAGTACAGAGGATAAAATTCAATGAAGAAGAAGGCTATGATGCCATGAAGTTGATAGCAGAAAGCGAAATTCCTCAGGTAGTAGTAACTACAGATGATTTGTTTTCTTTTGGTGCACTAAAATATCTTAATGAAAATAACTTAAAGGATGTTGCATTAGTGGGATTTAATAACACTCCATTAGCTGCATATCAAAATCCACCATTAGCATCTGTAGATATTAATGCAGAGAAGCTTGGGCATTATGCTGCTAAGCTTCTGATTGGAAGTCTTAATGATAGTAACTTGGAGAGAAATCACTACATAATAGAAACTAGTTTAATTGATAGAGAATCAACTAAAGGAATACTTTAG
- a CDS encoding ABC transporter ATP-binding protein: protein MANLSLKNICKVYPGDVTAVSDFSLDIEDKEFIVFVGPSGCGKSTTLRMIAGLEDISSGEIYIDGNLVNDLAPKDRDIAMVFQNYALYPHMTVYDNIAFGLKLRKTPKSEIDIKVRDAAKILDIEHLLDRKPKALSGGQRQRVAMGRAIVRDAKVFLLDEPLSNLDAKLRNQMRAEIAKLHQSLGTTFIYVTHDQTEAMTLGTKIVVMRDGIIQQVASPTEIYNHPSNMFVAGFIGSPQMNFLYGHVVIENETAVLKCLDSNMKLSTDKANILKDKRYIDQEMIIGVRPEDIKLVDSNLDSSTLKGKIEVIENLGAEVFLHITSGDRNLIIKTTPKDNLSVGSELYFTFNIDKIHIFDKEEQNTIF, encoded by the coding sequence ATGGCAAATCTATCATTAAAAAATATATGTAAAGTATATCCTGGAGATGTTACAGCTGTAAGTGACTTTTCTTTGGATATAGAAGATAAGGAATTTATTGTATTTGTAGGTCCTTCAGGTTGCGGTAAATCTACAACCTTAAGAATGATTGCAGGATTAGAAGACATTTCATCTGGTGAAATTTATATTGATGGAAACCTTGTAAATGACTTAGCTCCAAAGGATAGAGATATCGCTATGGTTTTCCAAAATTATGCCCTCTATCCGCACATGACTGTATACGACAACATTGCTTTTGGACTAAAACTTCGCAAAACTCCAAAAAGTGAGATAGATATAAAAGTTAGAGATGCAGCTAAAATTCTTGATATTGAGCATCTTCTTGATAGAAAACCTAAAGCTCTTTCTGGTGGACAGAGACAGAGAGTTGCTATGGGTAGAGCCATAGTAAGAGATGCAAAGGTATTCTTACTAGATGAACCATTATCAAACTTAGATGCAAAACTTAGAAACCAAATGAGGGCTGAAATAGCAAAATTGCATCAAAGCTTAGGAACAACTTTTATATATGTAACTCATGATCAGACAGAAGCTATGACCCTAGGTACAAAAATTGTTGTAATGAGAGATGGTATTATTCAACAAGTTGCCTCACCAACTGAAATATATAATCATCCTTCAAATATGTTTGTTGCTGGTTTCATAGGAAGTCCCCAAATGAACTTCCTATATGGACATGTCGTTATTGAAAATGAAACTGCTGTACTTAAATGCTTAGATAGTAATATGAAATTAAGTACTGATAAAGCTAATATACTTAAAGATAAAAGATATATAGATCAAGAAATGATTATTGGTGTTAGGCCTGAAGACATAAAGCTAGTAGACTCGAATTTAGATTCTAGTACATTAAAGGGTAAGATTGAAGTTATTGAGAATTTAGGAGCAGAAGTTTTTCTTCATATAACTTCTGGAGACAGAAATCTTATAATAAAAACTACTCCTAAAGATAACTTATCTGTTGGTAGTGAACTATATTTCACCTTTAATATAGATAAAATTCATATTTTTGATAAGGAAGAGCAAAACACTATTTTTTAA
- a CDS encoding methyl-accepting chemotaxis protein yields the protein MKLRFNYLLNRSLKSHSEMVFEGISKGRKKALENWFRDKWVQLETTMNTIKSLDEDSKEINLELEDKLKYYSDFSELLVINEAGKVVISTCQKHIGDDMSIFPNFEEGIRGNQLMYGPYNDEKTLDLNLSNKKFFDEVTLLFSIPYRNENNERRILCTRVLNDDMSNVIQDEDTHIYKDSGDNYLFMIKSDRNILPGTAISRSRFEDNTFTMGENLKDGVKTSKWGVVKINKHTEFEVIFNDPATGKLHPGIQKTMENEENLDCWPGYPDYRHIMVGGKGTIIRPPYSNEVWGMMCEGDIAEIYNFRSVNLRIPLVTSIITALFLIVSRVLTTKVGNFGVISDIATWIIITLATYFISKKIVVKPLNTTVSILHMIAEGEGDLTKRVDKLSSDEIGELSRWFNKFINNQMNMVKRVGTSAKTTKKSIKAVSELTENIKNSMKVIAGTVESLLSNTNNQNELIQNSKAQFNDISTSIKEMDELINQVTEKAIKTSKYAVEANGSSEEVLNSMEELDRIMERTLKSIDMLQKRSNEISQVISVISRISKQTQLLSLNATIEAARAGEAGKGFSIVAQEISKLASETEESTTSISEIVRNIQLETKNTSGAIEHINSSVKKSVISTKEAIKSFGLISNNITEVTKTMESISKITNSQSISVNKVDIEINKMAEVIRKNTLQGASSSEESLSLVEDILRQIIQLKQVSEIMVYSSDNLEEIVGGFKIV from the coding sequence ATGAAATTAAGGTTTAATTATTTGCTGAATAGGAGCTTAAAGAGCCATTCAGAAATGGTTTTTGAGGGCATTTCTAAGGGGAGAAAGAAAGCTCTTGAAAATTGGTTTAGAGATAAGTGGGTGCAATTAGAAACCACAATGAACACAATTAAAAGTTTGGATGAAGATAGTAAGGAAATTAATTTAGAACTTGAGGACAAACTAAAATATTACAGTGATTTTAGTGAGCTCTTAGTTATTAATGAGGCTGGAAAAGTTGTTATTTCAACATGTCAAAAACATATAGGAGATGACATGAGCATATTCCCTAATTTTGAAGAAGGGATAAGGGGCAATCAGCTTATGTATGGCCCATACAATGATGAAAAAACCTTGGATTTAAATCTGTCTAATAAAAAGTTTTTTGATGAAGTTACATTGCTATTTTCAATTCCGTATAGAAATGAGAATAATGAGAGAAGAATATTATGCACAAGAGTCTTGAATGATGACATGAGTAATGTAATCCAAGATGAGGATACGCATATTTATAAAGACTCTGGAGATAATTATCTATTCATGATAAAAAGTGATAGAAATATACTGCCAGGAACAGCTATATCAAGAAGTAGGTTTGAAGACAATACATTTACCATGGGTGAAAACTTAAAGGATGGTGTAAAGACAAGCAAGTGGGGAGTAGTAAAAATTAATAAACATACTGAGTTTGAAGTAATTTTTAATGATCCAGCAACAGGAAAACTTCATCCAGGTATACAAAAGACCATGGAAAATGAAGAAAATTTAGATTGTTGGCCAGGATATCCGGATTATAGACACATTATGGTTGGAGGAAAGGGAACAATAATTAGACCTCCATATTCTAATGAAGTTTGGGGTATGATGTGTGAAGGAGACATAGCTGAAATATATAATTTCAGAAGTGTAAATTTAAGAATTCCACTAGTTACATCAATAATAACAGCTTTATTCCTAATCGTTAGTAGGGTACTAACAACAAAGGTAGGGAACTTTGGTGTTATTAGTGACATAGCTACCTGGATTATCATAACATTAGCAACGTACTTCATTTCTAAAAAAATTGTTGTAAAACCTTTAAATACAACTGTTTCGATATTACATATGATTGCAGAAGGAGAAGGAGATTTAACTAAAAGAGTGGATAAGTTATCATCAGACGAAATAGGAGAACTGTCTAGATGGTTTAATAAGTTTATAAACAATCAAATGAATATGGTTAAGAGGGTTGGTACATCAGCTAAGACTACAAAAAAATCAATAAAAGCAGTTTCGGAATTAACAGAGAATATAAAGAATAGTATGAAAGTAATAGCTGGGACTGTAGAAAGTTTACTATCAAATACAAACAATCAAAATGAATTAATTCAAAATAGTAAAGCACAGTTTAATGATATATCTACTTCGATTAAGGAAATGGATGAGTTAATTAATCAAGTTACAGAAAAAGCTATAAAAACAAGTAAGTATGCAGTTGAAGCAAATGGATCATCTGAAGAAGTTTTAAATTCTATGGAAGAACTTGATAGAATAATGGAGAGAACATTAAAAAGCATAGATATGTTACAAAAAAGATCAAATGAAATATCCCAAGTTATAAGTGTTATTAGTAGAATTAGCAAACAAACACAATTATTATCACTCAATGCGACAATTGAAGCAGCAAGAGCAGGAGAGGCTGGTAAGGGCTTCTCAATAGTTGCCCAGGAAATATCGAAATTAGCTTCAGAAACGGAAGAATCAACTACGTCTATTAGTGAAATTGTAAGAAATATTCAATTAGAAACAAAGAATACTTCTGGAGCAATTGAACATATTAATTCAAGTGTAAAAAAATCTGTTATAAGTACTAAAGAAGCAATTAAGTCTTTTGGATTAATATCAAATAATATAACAGAGGTAACTAAAACTATGGAGTCTATATCAAAGATTACAAATAGTCAAAGTATTTCAGTTAATAAAGTAGATATAGAGATAAATAAAATGGCAGAAGTTATAAGAAAAAATACACTTCAAGGTGCAAGCAGTAGTGAAGAATCCCTCAGTCTTGTAGAGGATATATTAAGACAAATTATCCAACTAAAACAAGTTTCTGAGATAATGGTATATTCATCAGATAACTTAGAAGAAATTGTAGGCGGGTTCAAGATAGTATAA
- a CDS encoding P-II family nitrogen regulator yields MDKKLMKVDIITRANKFDELKDALNHIGVTGMTVSNVLGCGMQKGYKEYYRGVAVEVNLLPKIKVEIVVSEIPVEVVVDAAKKVLRTGEIGDGKIFIYELANVIRIRTGEEGWDALQDSK; encoded by the coding sequence ATGGATAAAAAGCTTATGAAAGTTGATATTATCACAAGAGCAAATAAATTTGATGAACTAAAAGATGCATTAAACCATATAGGGGTTACAGGAATGACTGTGTCTAATGTACTCGGTTGTGGAATGCAAAAAGGATATAAAGAGTATTATAGAGGCGTAGCAGTAGAAGTTAATTTGCTTCCTAAAATAAAGGTTGAAATAGTAGTAAGTGAAATACCAGTTGAAGTGGTTGTAGATGCTGCAAAGAAGGTTTTGAGAACTGGTGAAATTGGAGATGGAAAGATATTTATTTATGAACTAGCAAATGTTATTCGTATTAGAACTGGGGAAGAAGGATGGGATGCTCTCCAAGATAGCAAATAA
- a CDS encoding ammonium transporter, producing the protein MNMLNGADMGFVFISAALVMLMVPGLALFYGGMVKSKNVLSTTVHSYAALAIISIQWIIVGYTLAFGPDIKGIIGGFDWSFLRNIGIIPNADYAGTIPHLEFVIFQLMFAAITAAVISGSFAERMRFPAFLIFMLLWSTLVYDPIAHWVWGSNGEHMGWLKKLGVLDFAGGNVVEINSGVSGLIAAIFIGKRKKRKPEPHHIPMAILGGGILWFGWFGFNAGSALSMNYVAINAFVTTNTSAAAGAIAWVACEWILYKKPTALGTISGAIAGLVAITQGAGYVSPMSAVILGLVGGILSFLAIAILKARLGYDDALDAFGCHGVAGIWGAIGTAIFASKDINPAGANGVIYGNFELLKVHLISAVSVALYAAVVTFVILKVMSFVMKIRTNEAQESEGLDISLHGEGAYTGLNV; encoded by the coding sequence ATGAATATGTTAAATGGAGCAGACATGGGGTTTGTCTTTATTTCTGCTGCCTTAGTAATGCTAATGGTTCCGGGTTTAGCATTATTTTATGGCGGAATGGTGAAGAGTAAAAATGTGTTAAGTACAACAGTACATAGTTATGCAGCCTTAGCTATTATTTCGATACAATGGATAATAGTAGGGTATACATTAGCCTTTGGGCCAGACATAAAAGGAATAATAGGTGGATTTGACTGGAGTTTTCTAAGAAATATAGGTATAATTCCAAATGCAGATTATGCAGGTACTATTCCGCATTTAGAATTTGTAATATTTCAATTAATGTTTGCAGCTATTACAGCTGCAGTAATATCAGGTTCTTTTGCTGAACGTATGAGATTTCCAGCATTCTTGATATTCATGCTCTTATGGAGTACTTTAGTGTATGATCCTATTGCTCATTGGGTATGGGGAAGTAATGGAGAGCATATGGGATGGTTAAAAAAACTTGGGGTCTTAGATTTTGCTGGTGGAAATGTAGTTGAAATAAATTCAGGTGTTTCTGGACTTATTGCAGCAATATTTATTGGAAAAAGAAAAAAGAGAAAACCTGAACCTCATCATATACCAATGGCAATACTAGGAGGAGGTATTTTGTGGTTTGGTTGGTTTGGCTTCAATGCAGGAAGTGCTCTTTCTATGAATTATGTAGCAATTAATGCATTTGTTACAACAAATACTTCTGCAGCAGCAGGAGCAATTGCCTGGGTTGCTTGTGAGTGGATTCTTTATAAGAAACCTACTGCTTTAGGAACTATAAGTGGAGCTATAGCAGGATTAGTTGCTATAACTCAAGGAGCTGGATATGTGAGTCCTATGTCAGCAGTAATTTTAGGGCTAGTTGGAGGAATATTAAGCTTCCTTGCAATTGCAATATTAAAAGCTAGACTTGGCTATGATGATGCATTAGATGCTTTTGGATGCCATGGAGTTGCTGGGATTTGGGGTGCTATTGGAACTGCAATATTTGCATCAAAAGATATTAATCCTGCAGGAGCAAATGGAGTTATATATGGAAACTTCGAATTGTTAAAAGTTCATCTTATATCAGCAGTCTCAGTTGCGTTATATGCAGCAGTTGTAACCTTTGTAATTCTAAAGGTGATGAGTTTTGTTATGAAGATAAGAACTAATGAGGCTCAAGAGTCAGAGGGATTAGATATATCCTTACATGGTGAGGGAGCATATACAGGTCTAAATGTGTAG